A part of Myxococcales bacterium genomic DNA contains:
- a CDS encoding glutathione S-transferase N-terminal domain-containing protein yields MGSRVVVYVTTFCGYCVRVKMLLDRRGIPYDVIDVSGDHERREWLVGVTKRRTVPQVFIDGVPVGGFDDVSELDRSGRLRELLDAPPPAPPA; encoded by the coding sequence ATGGGCTCACGCGTCGTCGTGTATGTCACCACCTTCTGCGGGTATTGCGTGCGCGTGAAGATGCTCCTCGACCGCCGGGGGATCCCCTACGACGTGATCGACGTCAGCGGAGATCACGAGCGGCGCGAGTGGCTCGTCGGCGTGACGAAGCGCCGCACGGTGCCTCAGGTGTTCATCGATGGCGTGCCTGTGGGCGGCTTCGACGACGTCTCGGAGCTCGACCGCAGCGGCCGCCTCCGCGAGCTGCTCGACGCGCCACCTCCAGCCCCCCCGGCGTGA
- a CDS encoding peptidoglycan DD-metalloendopeptidase family protein has product MRALEPQRRASLASPASRLGGGVLVLLALVAGAVHAAPRDPGERTLPPSPLAPMTTPDSPALALEALDKKIAELDNEQENAKKELRELGPRLAGIHGRALARGRAFYKLSRAGMLPVGGGFNALVTHAMRVERARRTLSSDLAEERRLRGRGGELARSLERIARDRASLATQRSAMDSARQAAADDQRRQVAFDQAFTSAGPGGGYVAVYGGTGASADTAFGGFTAARGRLLFPVTGRAETRQAHREGTDGPGLEVRAPLGTAVRAVFAGRVAFADRYGAYGRIVILDHGEHYYSVSANLASIDVKVGDDIGSGERLGTVGDEGHGAMLYFEIRRGSQTVPAAPWLGI; this is encoded by the coding sequence GTGCGCGCGCTCGAACCGCAGCGCCGCGCGTCGCTCGCTTCGCCCGCCTCGCGGCTCGGCGGAGGGGTGCTCGTGCTCCTCGCGCTGGTCGCCGGAGCGGTGCACGCGGCGCCGCGCGATCCCGGCGAGCGCACGCTCCCGCCTTCGCCGCTGGCGCCGATGACGACGCCCGACTCCCCCGCGCTCGCCCTCGAGGCGCTCGACAAGAAGATCGCCGAGCTCGACAACGAGCAGGAGAACGCCAAGAAAGAGCTCCGCGAGCTCGGGCCGCGCCTCGCCGGCATCCACGGCCGGGCGCTCGCGCGTGGGCGCGCGTTCTACAAGCTCTCGCGCGCCGGCATGCTCCCCGTGGGCGGCGGGTTCAACGCGCTGGTCACCCACGCGATGCGCGTCGAGCGCGCGCGGCGCACGCTGTCGAGCGACCTCGCCGAGGAGCGACGCCTCCGCGGCCGGGGTGGCGAGCTCGCGCGGAGCCTCGAGCGAATCGCCCGCGATCGCGCCTCGCTCGCGACCCAGCGCAGCGCCATGGACTCGGCTCGCCAGGCCGCCGCCGACGACCAGCGCCGGCAGGTGGCGTTCGACCAAGCGTTCACGTCCGCGGGGCCCGGCGGTGGGTACGTGGCCGTGTATGGCGGCACCGGCGCGTCGGCCGACACGGCGTTTGGCGGGTTCACCGCAGCGCGCGGCCGTCTGCTGTTCCCCGTGACCGGGCGGGCCGAGACCCGGCAGGCCCACCGCGAGGGGACCGACGGCCCCGGCCTCGAGGTGCGCGCCCCGCTCGGCACGGCGGTGCGGGCCGTGTTCGCGGGCCGCGTGGCGTTCGCCGATCGCTATGGCGCTTACGGCCGCATCGTGATCCTCGACCACGGCGAGCACTACTACTCGGTCAGCGCGAACCTCGCGTCGATCGACGTGAAGGTCGGCGACGACATCGGCTCGGGCGAGCGGCTCGGCACCGTGGGCGACGAGGGGCACGGCGCCATGCTCTACTTCGAGATCCGCCGCGGCAGCCAGACCGTGCCCGCGGCGCCCTGGCTCGGCATCTAG
- a CDS encoding ABC transporter permease, translating to MNTTRRARRGMLREWRLHALSIFSLAVAFVCLGAALLVVTNLRAVEERWAHAGRASIYFKDGASQEDIDDLKKALEKVPGVLSARYVSSGQARAEFSASEARAASELASLPVEAFPASLELEVRPDMTDAELDGTVAKIRQLPAVDDVETYQVWTARLSKLVRGGVTAALLLAFVVFASVLAVVGSTIRLALQRRKTEVEVLKLVGATDRFVKGPFLLEGGAQGAIGASAAIALLAVLFFVVRARLDGELAMLVGVEPSFLPWQVALGMVGVGGMLGMTAASLGLRKLVTV from the coding sequence CTGAACACGACCCGCCGGGCCCGGCGAGGCATGCTGCGCGAGTGGCGCCTGCACGCGCTCAGCATCTTCTCGCTCGCCGTGGCGTTCGTGTGCCTCGGCGCTGCCTTGCTCGTGGTCACGAACCTCCGCGCCGTCGAGGAGCGGTGGGCCCACGCCGGCCGCGCCTCGATCTACTTCAAGGACGGCGCCTCCCAAGAGGACATCGACGACCTGAAGAAGGCGCTCGAGAAGGTGCCCGGCGTGCTGTCGGCGCGGTACGTGTCGAGCGGCCAGGCGCGCGCCGAGTTCAGCGCGAGCGAGGCGCGCGCGGCCTCGGAGCTCGCCTCGCTCCCCGTCGAGGCGTTCCCCGCCTCGCTCGAGCTCGAGGTCCGGCCCGACATGACCGACGCCGAGCTCGACGGCACCGTCGCGAAGATCCGCCAGCTCCCCGCGGTCGACGACGTCGAGACCTACCAGGTGTGGACCGCGCGCCTCTCGAAGCTCGTGCGCGGGGGCGTCACCGCCGCCCTCCTGCTCGCGTTCGTCGTGTTCGCGTCCGTGCTCGCCGTCGTCGGCTCCACCATCCGGCTCGCGCTCCAGCGCCGCAAGACCGAGGTCGAGGTGTTGAAGCTCGTCGGGGCGACCGATCGTTTCGTGAAGGGCCCCTTCCTCCTCGAGGGCGGCGCGCAGGGCGCCATCGGGGCGTCGGCGGCGATCGCCTTGCTCGCCGTGCTGTTCTTCGTGGTGCGCGCGCGGCTCGACGGAGAGCTCGCGATGCTCGTCGGCGTCGAGCCCTCGTTCCTCCCTTGGCAGGTCGCGCTGGGCATGGTCGGTGTTGGCGGCATGTTGGGGATGACGGCCGCTTCGTTGGGCCTCCGCAAGCTCGTGACGGTGTAG
- the ftsE gene encoding cell division ATP-binding protein FtsE: MFEDVFKSYRAGAPVLRGMNLIIERGEFVFVTGPSGSGKSTLLRMLYRAERVDEGRILFMGRDVARLRDDSVPFLRRNIGVVFQDFKLVSSWTVFENVAITLEVIGLSPRLIRARVGEVLERVGLNGRGQDLAGVLSGGEQQRVAVARAIVGEPALVLADEPTGNLDPQLAIDILGLFEEINEAGATVLFATHDRSLLDQRARRVIVLDEGKAVDVRGGVATPEEDLYDNELPL, encoded by the coding sequence ATGTTTGAGGACGTCTTCAAGTCCTACCGCGCGGGCGCGCCCGTGCTGCGGGGGATGAACCTCATCATCGAGCGCGGCGAGTTCGTCTTCGTCACGGGCCCAAGCGGCTCCGGCAAGAGCACCCTGCTCCGCATGCTCTACCGGGCCGAGCGCGTCGACGAGGGCCGCATCCTCTTCATGGGCCGCGACGTCGCCCGCCTCCGCGACGACTCCGTCCCGTTCCTTCGACGCAACATCGGCGTCGTCTTCCAAGACTTCAAGCTCGTCTCGTCGTGGACGGTGTTCGAGAACGTGGCCATCACCCTCGAGGTGATCGGCCTCTCGCCGCGGCTCATTCGCGCGCGGGTGGGCGAGGTGCTCGAGCGCGTGGGCCTGAACGGCCGCGGCCAAGACCTCGCCGGGGTCCTGAGCGGCGGCGAACAGCAGCGCGTGGCGGTGGCGCGCGCCATCGTCGGCGAGCCCGCGCTCGTCCTCGCAGACGAGCCCACGGGCAACCTCGATCCCCAGCTCGCGATCGACATCCTCGGGCTCTTCGAGGAGATCAACGAGGCCGGCGCCACGGTCCTCTTCGCCACGCACGACCGCTCTCTGCTCGACCAGCGCGCGCGCCGCGTGATCGTCCTCGACGAGGGCAAGGCCGTCGACGTGCGGGGCGGCGTGGCCACCCCCGAAGAAGACCTGTACGACAACGAGCTGCCACTTTAA
- a CDS encoding C1 family peptidase, which translates to MKKVVLGLATAVAFFATGDADAQPSVRGLGQPAAGQPAAPSAGFTVNNRAMHAVPFSGTSDVMNMQKLSALRARQPKPCGPTEVAPGVWVRIDCHLDTSRMMKASVHFSPAKMRLAKQGKLATRPFTTRAGGALAPTNRRFSGGGGATPAPAPAPAAGMSERAGTPGASTNTGTERGSYPAVVDHRGEAIEGPVKNQGYVGSCTAFALSATLDNAIRRAGIQEASSPSHIWSFYAIPKMSAAGDTNLGQSIASWTTWPYSGKEACKMSSPQYEDCGDVYNVRPGTARQDSTYVANLNKATQSGTFKIGAIEQLKTLPPDMDELEATLASGADLWMAMKIDGSKFSKLNNFVIPDWTTAQISGGHAMAMSGYRRLPNGKREFLLHNSWGTSWGDQGYAWVSEKMVATMMHYAFRVKLEGQAPPAAGLTDDDCAWDELVDSATGRCDKICSDDSRPNNGCGSTASKR; encoded by the coding sequence ATGAAGAAGGTCGTTCTGGGGTTGGCCACCGCCGTCGCATTTTTCGCCACCGGGGACGCCGACGCGCAGCCGTCTGTGCGCGGACTGGGCCAGCCCGCCGCGGGCCAACCGGCCGCGCCGAGCGCAGGCTTCACCGTCAACAACCGCGCGATGCACGCGGTGCCGTTCTCCGGCACCTCCGACGTGATGAACATGCAGAAGCTCTCGGCCCTCCGCGCGCGGCAGCCGAAGCCGTGTGGCCCGACCGAGGTCGCCCCCGGCGTGTGGGTCCGCATCGACTGCCACCTCGACACCTCGCGCATGATGAAGGCGAGCGTCCACTTCAGCCCGGCGAAGATGCGCCTCGCGAAGCAAGGCAAGCTCGCGACGCGCCCGTTCACCACACGCGCGGGCGGCGCCCTCGCGCCGACCAACCGGAGGTTCTCGGGCGGCGGCGGCGCGACCCCCGCGCCGGCTCCGGCCCCGGCTGCCGGCATGAGCGAGCGGGCTGGCACCCCGGGCGCCTCGACCAACACGGGCACCGAGCGCGGGTCGTACCCGGCGGTGGTCGACCACCGCGGCGAGGCCATCGAGGGGCCCGTCAAGAACCAGGGTTACGTCGGCTCGTGCACCGCGTTCGCGCTCTCAGCCACGCTCGACAACGCGATCCGCCGCGCGGGCATCCAGGAGGCCAGCTCGCCCTCGCACATCTGGTCGTTCTACGCGATCCCAAAGATGTCGGCCGCCGGCGACACGAACCTCGGGCAGAGCATCGCCTCGTGGACCACCTGGCCGTACAGCGGCAAGGAGGCGTGCAAGATGAGCTCGCCCCAATACGAGGACTGCGGCGACGTCTACAACGTTCGCCCGGGCACGGCGCGGCAGGACAGCACCTACGTCGCGAACCTCAACAAGGCCACCCAGAGCGGCACCTTCAAGATCGGCGCCATCGAGCAGCTGAAGACCCTCCCGCCCGACATGGACGAGCTCGAGGCGACGCTCGCGAGCGGCGCCGACCTGTGGATGGCGATGAAGATCGACGGCTCGAAGTTCTCGAAACTGAACAACTTCGTCATCCCCGACTGGACCACCGCGCAAATCTCCGGCGGCCACGCCATGGCCATGTCCGGCTACCGCAGACTCCCGAACGGCAAGCGCGAGTTCTTGCTCCACAACTCGTGGGGCACCTCGTGGGGCGACCAGGGGTACGCCTGGGTGAGCGAGAAAATGGTGGCGACCATGATGCACTACGCCTTCCGCGTGAAGCTGGAGGGCCAGGCGCCGCCCGCCGCCGGCCTCACCGACGACGACTGCGCCTGGGACGAGCTCGTCGACAGCGCCACCGGCCGGTGCGACAAGATCTGCTCCGACGATTCGCGCCCGAACAACGGCTGCGGGAGCACGGCGTCGAAGCGCTGA
- a CDS encoding AgmX/PglI C-terminal domain-containing protein, producing the protein MTEPAVLRAQVLRVACVWGTTVLALRTLAGGRSFVFGEHRHASFPLPDGLAPSPTPIKAVDGGWVLDATGAVGGLLKLRGRAEDPVEIGRGGPVPIMPGDHGVLQYGQFGLFFQHVSVATPPPRSARIEGMAVFALVVSLLAHGASLGLASRAKPTRLPVGVAAEGEAWRRLGVLRALPAELPPPDRGGADDPAATAPPPSVVARFKQALGAIRPIPEELLAVTVKPAAPADAVAVAALDAGVRSDPLDAGARPDAALDAGAARGLPADKIRRTVVAHTASLRACYAAEALKTPGLKGDVVVQFRIEPSGQVGAASIVSSTLKSPSVEACLLRDVKTWTFPPAALPTEVAGYPLKFGG; encoded by the coding sequence ATGACCGAGCCCGCGGTCCTCCGCGCGCAAGTGCTCCGCGTCGCGTGCGTGTGGGGCACGACCGTACTCGCGCTCCGCACACTGGCTGGGGGGCGCTCGTTCGTCTTCGGCGAGCACCGCCACGCCTCGTTCCCACTTCCGGACGGCCTCGCCCCGAGCCCCACGCCCATCAAGGCCGTCGACGGCGGCTGGGTGCTCGACGCGACCGGAGCCGTGGGCGGGCTGCTGAAGCTCCGTGGGCGAGCCGAAGACCCGGTGGAGATCGGCCGAGGTGGCCCGGTGCCCATCATGCCCGGCGACCACGGCGTCCTTCAGTACGGACAGTTCGGGCTCTTCTTCCAGCACGTGTCCGTCGCTACGCCGCCGCCGAGGAGCGCGAGGATCGAGGGCATGGCGGTCTTCGCGCTGGTGGTCAGCTTGCTCGCTCACGGCGCCTCGCTCGGGCTCGCGTCGCGCGCGAAGCCCACCCGTCTCCCCGTGGGGGTCGCGGCCGAAGGGGAGGCGTGGCGTCGCCTTGGCGTGCTGCGCGCGCTCCCCGCGGAGCTGCCGCCCCCGGACCGTGGCGGGGCCGACGACCCGGCGGCGACCGCACCACCGCCTTCGGTCGTCGCGCGTTTCAAGCAGGCGCTGGGCGCGATCCGGCCCATCCCCGAGGAGCTGCTGGCGGTCACCGTGAAGCCCGCCGCGCCGGCGGACGCGGTCGCCGTCGCGGCGCTCGACGCGGGCGTGCGATCCGACCCGCTCGACGCGGGCGCGCGGCCCGACGCCGCGCTTGACGCGGGCGCGGCGCGAGGTCTCCCTGCGGACAAGATCCGTCGGACGGTGGTCGCCCACACGGCGTCGCTCCGCGCCTGCTACGCGGCCGAGGCGCTGAAGACGCCAGGGCTCAAAGGCGACGTCGTCGTTCAGTTCCGGATCGAGCCAAGCGGCCAGGTCGGCGCGGCCTCCATCGTGAGCAGCACGCTGAAGAGCCCTTCGGTCGAGGCGTGCCTCCTGCGCGACGTGAAGACGTGGACCTTCCCGCCTGCGGCCCTCCCCACCGAGGTCGCGGGCTACCCGCTCAAGTTCGGCGGCTGA
- a CDS encoding hydroxymethylpyrimidine/phosphomethylpyrimidine kinase, protein MVLKAKRSACALTIGGLDPGGGAGVLADARAFSRAGVLGCAVTATLTVQSTSGLRAARALDHAELEAQAREVLRVQSVRAVKTGALGSAANVRAVARLLGRHAELPAVVDTVLLPTRGSARLLASGAVRALRDQLLPHATLATVNVPEAEALTGMRVTRLAEGEAAARELLKTGVFAVLVKGGHLTGRHATDLLVGPDDTLELLRDRLDLGPTHGTGCTLASLITGRLAREESPARGWDDLVAAVRWAKRVHHDALSEARDVGGDLRVLFL, encoded by the coding sequence ATGGTGCTGAAGGCAAAGCGGAGCGCGTGCGCGCTCACGATCGGCGGCCTCGATCCGGGCGGCGGCGCCGGGGTGCTCGCGGACGCGAGGGCGTTCTCGCGGGCGGGCGTGCTCGGGTGCGCGGTGACCGCGACCCTGACCGTACAGTCGACCTCGGGCCTCCGCGCGGCCCGCGCGCTCGACCACGCGGAGCTGGAGGCGCAAGCGCGCGAGGTGCTGCGCGTGCAGTCCGTGCGGGCAGTGAAGACGGGCGCGCTCGGCTCGGCCGCGAACGTACGCGCGGTGGCGCGGCTCCTCGGCCGACACGCGGAGCTGCCCGCGGTGGTGGACACCGTGCTGCTGCCGACGCGCGGCTCGGCGCGCCTGCTCGCGAGCGGCGCCGTCCGCGCGCTCCGCGACCAACTCTTGCCCCACGCCACCCTCGCGACCGTCAACGTGCCCGAGGCGGAGGCGCTCACGGGAATGCGCGTCACGCGGCTCGCGGAGGGCGAGGCCGCCGCGCGCGAGCTCCTGAAGACCGGCGTGTTCGCCGTGCTCGTGAAGGGCGGGCACCTCACGGGCCGACACGCGACCGACCTGCTCGTCGGCCCCGACGACACCCTCGAGCTCCTGCGCGACCGCCTCGATCTCGGGCCGACACACGGCACCGGGTGCACGCTCGCGTCGCTCATCACCGGGCGCCTCGCGCGCGAAGAGTCGCCGGCGCGCGGGTGGGACGACCTCGTGGCGGCGGTGCGCTGGGCGAAGCGCGTGCACCACGACGCGCTCTCGGAGGCTCGCGACGTCGGGGGCGATCTCCGGGTCCTCTTCCTCTGA
- a CDS encoding acyl-CoA dehydrogenase produces MSLLLSTLLGPLTPRAPGSLTPLAASPGPSEATAPTLDRAALAGFAADRLGFAFVGGYGAALTCLVPSIGARACLAATERGGAHPRAIMTTLGEADPTGARRLDGEKTWITLGTLATELLVVARLARPGVGEGRLEGRGSLRVVRLPAGREGITLSAGVATPFAPEVPHAEARFEGVRIAPDEVLEGDGYDDYLKPFRTIEDLHVLGAALGYLVRVAREYAWPRPFIEQALAALLTLRGLCALDPRAPQTHVVLGGALSLVRALVDDATPHWALAPADERERFARDRMLLDVAGRVRAARLEAAWGRLSGA; encoded by the coding sequence ATGAGCTTACTTCTCTCCACGCTGCTCGGCCCGCTCACACCTCGAGCCCCCGGCTCGCTCACTCCACTCGCCGCTTCTCCTGGTCCGTCAGAGGCGACCGCGCCGACGCTCGACCGCGCCGCCCTCGCCGGCTTCGCGGCCGATCGGCTCGGGTTCGCGTTCGTCGGTGGCTACGGCGCCGCCCTCACGTGCCTCGTCCCGTCGATCGGCGCGCGGGCGTGTCTCGCCGCGACGGAGCGTGGCGGCGCGCACCCGCGCGCGATCATGACCACCCTCGGAGAGGCCGACCCGACGGGCGCGCGGCGCCTCGACGGCGAGAAGACCTGGATCACCCTCGGGACGCTCGCCACGGAGCTGCTCGTGGTCGCGCGGCTCGCGCGGCCCGGAGTGGGCGAAGGTCGCCTCGAAGGCAGGGGCTCGCTCCGGGTCGTTCGGCTCCCGGCGGGGCGCGAGGGGATCACGCTGAGCGCGGGCGTGGCCACGCCGTTCGCGCCCGAGGTGCCCCACGCGGAGGCCCGGTTCGAAGGCGTGAGGATCGCGCCCGACGAGGTGCTCGAGGGCGACGGCTACGACGACTACCTGAAGCCTTTCCGCACGATCGAAGATCTGCACGTGCTCGGCGCCGCGCTCGGCTACCTCGTGCGGGTCGCGCGAGAGTACGCGTGGCCGCGGCCCTTCATCGAGCAGGCGCTCGCGGCGCTGCTCACGTTGCGCGGGCTCTGCGCGCTCGACCCGCGCGCACCCCAGACGCACGTCGTGCTCGGCGGCGCGCTGTCGCTCGTGCGCGCCCTCGTCGACGACGCCACGCCCCACTGGGCGCTCGCGCCGGCGGACGAGCGCGAGCGGTTCGCGCGCGATCGGATGCTCCTCGACGTGGCGGGGCGGGTCCGCGCGGCGCGCCTCGAGGCCGCGTGGGGGCGCCTCTCGGGCGCCTGA
- a CDS encoding threonylcarbamoyl-AMP synthase: protein MILEIYPDHPEPRKIRRAVDALLAGEVIAYPTDTVYGLGCDLMNKKAIDRLYAIKGMDRSRDLAFVCADLSEIARYAVVENHQYRTLKHLLPGPYCFILDATREVPKLVQMKKKTVGIRVPDNAIIRAITRELGRPVISTTAQRQGEDPLVDARDIDAAFKGLGLVVDGGGGGLVPTTVVDLTTMPPTVVREGAGPVDDFV from the coding sequence ATGATCCTCGAGATTTACCCGGATCACCCGGAGCCTCGGAAGATCCGTCGGGCCGTCGACGCCCTCCTCGCCGGGGAGGTCATCGCGTACCCCACGGACACCGTGTACGGCCTCGGCTGTGACCTGATGAACAAGAAGGCGATCGATCGCCTCTACGCCATCAAGGGCATGGACCGGTCGCGTGATCTGGCGTTCGTGTGCGCCGATCTCTCGGAGATCGCGCGCTACGCCGTGGTGGAGAACCACCAGTACCGCACGCTCAAGCACCTCCTGCCGGGGCCGTACTGCTTCATCCTCGACGCCACGCGTGAGGTGCCGAAGCTCGTGCAAATGAAGAAGAAGACCGTCGGCATCCGCGTGCCCGACAACGCCATCATCCGCGCCATCACGCGCGAGCTCGGGCGGCCGGTGATCTCCACGACGGCGCAGCGGCAGGGCGAGGACCCGCTGGTCGACGCCCGCGACATCGACGCGGCGTTCAAGGGCCTGGGCCTGGTGGTCGATGGCGGCGGGGGCGGGCTCGTACCGACGACGGTGGTCGACCTGACCACGATGCCGCCCACCGTGGTCCGCGAGGGCGCGGGGCCCGTCGACGACTTCGTGTAG
- a CDS encoding prepilin peptidase has product MSIALVPPWFFRLFGALFGLLWGSFLNVVIHRVPRELSVVTPPSHCPACKTPIKPWRNIPVLSWFLMGGKAACCGVKVSPRYPLVELIGGGVGLALAETCILQHAGDWSLWRALAVFGATFAVALALVAAAFIDLDFMYIPDAVSIGGAVVGAATATLRGFSLIDAVASGLGSFVLLAGFDRFYRLVRGRSGLGMGDWKLLMLAGAWFGWRGAFFVLLAGSVQGSLTALGLRMFGVKIGLPEGVKEELRELREAADAGDEEAKKALEEDMLSGVGDDDGVMQSPLAFGPFLVLAWFEFLFLGDRILRDYDGWLRALFG; this is encoded by the coding sequence ATGTCGATTGCACTCGTCCCGCCCTGGTTTTTCCGCCTCTTCGGCGCGCTCTTCGGCCTGCTCTGGGGCAGCTTCCTGAACGTCGTGATCCACCGCGTGCCGCGCGAGCTCAGCGTGGTGACGCCGCCGTCACACTGCCCCGCGTGCAAGACCCCCATCAAGCCCTGGCGCAACATCCCGGTGCTGTCGTGGTTCCTGATGGGCGGCAAGGCCGCGTGCTGCGGCGTCAAGGTGAGCCCACGCTACCCGCTCGTCGAGCTCATCGGCGGCGGCGTCGGCCTCGCGCTCGCAGAAACATGTATTCTACAGCACGCCGGCGACTGGTCGCTCTGGCGCGCGCTCGCGGTCTTCGGTGCCACCTTCGCGGTGGCCTTGGCGCTCGTCGCCGCCGCGTTCATCGACCTCGACTTCATGTACATCCCCGACGCGGTGTCGATCGGTGGCGCGGTCGTGGGGGCGGCCACGGCCACGCTCCGCGGCTTCTCGCTGATCGACGCGGTGGCGAGCGGCCTCGGCTCGTTCGTGCTGCTCGCCGGCTTCGATCGCTTCTATCGCCTCGTGCGCGGGCGGAGCGGCCTCGGCATGGGCGACTGGAAGCTCCTGATGCTCGCGGGGGCCTGGTTCGGCTGGCGCGGCGCGTTCTTCGTGCTGCTCGCCGGGTCCGTGCAGGGCTCACTCACGGCGCTCGGGCTCCGCATGTTCGGCGTGAAGATCGGCCTGCCCGAGGGCGTGAAGGAGGAGCTGCGCGAGCTCCGCGAGGCCGCCGACGCGGGCGACGAAGAGGCCAAGAAGGCGCTCGAGGAGGACATGCTGAGCGGGGTCGGCGACGACGACGGCGTCATGCAGTCACCGCTCGCGTTCGGGCCGTTCCTCGTGCTCGCGTGGTTCGAGTTCCTGTTCTTGGGCGACCGCATCCTCCGCGACTACGACGGCTGGCTTCGGGCGCTGTTCGGGTAG